One genomic segment of Clavelina lepadiformis chromosome 3, kaClaLepa1.1, whole genome shotgun sequence includes these proteins:
- the LOC143449910 gene encoding proteasome subunit alpha type-3-like: MSSIGTGYDLSAAQFSPDGRVFQVEYALKAVENSSTAIGIRCNDGIILGVEKLVTSKLHESDSNQRIFNVDKHVGMAVAGLLTDAREVVDIARNEASNYRLQYGTPIPPKFLTERVAMYMHAYTLYSSVRPFGASVLIASYFNDEAQLYMIDPSGVPLGYNGCAIGKAKQAAKTEIEKLKLREISSKEAVNEAAKIIYVVHDEVKDKAFQLQLSWVGKESNGLHCKVPPEIVENAEQYAKQSMEESDSDDD, encoded by the coding sequence ATGAGCTCCATTGGCACTGGCTATGATTTATCGGCAGCACAATTTTCACCAGATGGAAGAGTTTTTCAAGTGGAATATGCATTGAAAGCTGTTGAAAACAGCAGTACAGCCATTGGCATCCGGTGCAATGATGGAATTATTTTAGGTGTTGAAAAGTTAGTTACATCGAAACTCCATGAAAGTGATTCAAATCAGCGAATTTTTAATGTAGACAAACATGTCGGAATGGCTGTTGCTGGATTGCTTACTGATGCAAGGGAAGTTGTGGACATTGCAAGGAATGAAGCAAGCAATTATCGCTTGCAGTATGGTACACCTATCCCCCCGAAGTTCTTGACAGAACGTGTGGCTATGTATATGCATGCCTATACCCTATATAGTTCTGTTCGTCCATTTGGCGCCAGTGTGTTGATTGCATCTTATTTTAACGACGAAGCACAGCTTTACATGATTGACCCTTCAGGAGTTCCTTTGGGTTATAATGGATGTGCTATCGGGAAAGCAAAGCAAGCAGCAAAAACGGAAATTGAAAAACTTAAGCTAAGAGAAATCAGTTCTAAGGAAGCAGTTAATGAAGCTGCTAAAATTATCTATGTGGTGCATGATGAAGTAAAAGACAAAGCATTTCAACTTCAGCTGAGTTGGGTGGGTAAAGAATCCAATGGCTTACATTGCAAAGTCCCTCCTGAAATTGTAGAGAATGCTGAACAATACGCAAAACAGTCTATGGAAGAGAGTGATTCTGATGatgactga